One window of the Trifolium pratense cultivar HEN17-A07 linkage group LG2, ARS_RC_1.1, whole genome shotgun sequence genome contains the following:
- the LOC123904717 gene encoding uncharacterized protein LOC123904717 has protein sequence MDTSLSFSRLLSSSTTTSLLSPKTKTLSSNFTLPLKLNRFNPKPLRFSTSSKISATISVGDKLPESTFSYLDPAGEVQTITVSDLTKGKKVVLFAVPGAFTPTCSQKHCQLIMCDCSSLIGCFRFVFQKLCARKLILIMGILCGFVSSNWAESVIQFDFEMATQFDMLCDVLPGHNSWKFKVRVLRMWAISSFMKPNELNSMEMVLIDEKGGKIHALIRKEFVYLFQNKLKEGEVYKLSNFDVVPVVGFYRTTLHPYKLIFRSNTKVQNFASSDIPILGFSFTDLAEVASYSVNYDYLIGNFDLKNLTNFVIFID, from the exons ATGGAtacatctctctctttctctagaCTCCTCTCTTCTTCCACCACCACATCACTCTTATctcccaaaaccaaaaccctctcttccaattttaccctcccCCTCAAACTCAACCGTTTCAACCCAAAACCTCTCCGATTTTCCACTTCATCCAAAATCTCCGCCACCATCTCCGTCGGTGACAAACTTCCCGAATCCACCTTCTCATACCTCGACCCCGCCGGCGAAGTCCAAACCATAACAGTTTCCGACCTAACAAAAGGCAAAAAAGTCGTTCTCTTCGCCGTTCCAGGAGCTTTCACACCAACATGCTCACAGAAACACTGCCAGCTTATCATGTGCGATTGTTCCAGCTTAATAGGGTGTTTTAGATTCGTTTTTCAAAAGCTTTGCGCGCGTAAATTGATTCTGATTATGGGAATACTATGCGGCTTTGTTTCTAGCAATTGG GCTGAATCAGTCATCCAATTCGATTTCGAAATGGCAACCCAATTTGACATGTTGTGCGATGTTCTTCCTGGGCATAATTCATGGAAGTTCAAAGTTCGTGTCCTCCGTATGTGggcaatttcttcttttatgaAGCCTAATGAGTTGAACTCTATGGAAATGGTGCTGATAGATGAGAAG GGAGGTAAGATTCATGCCTTGATAAGGAAAGAATTTGTTTACCTATTCCAGAATAAATTAAAGGAAGGGGAAGTTTATAAGCTATCAAACTTTGATGTTGTTCCAGTCGTTGGATTTTATCGTACAACTCTGCATCCTTACAAATTGATTTTTCGATCGAATACCAAAGTTCAGAATTTTGCGAGTTCTGATATTCCTATTTTGGGATTTTCTTTCACCGATCTTGCTGAAGTGGCTAGCTACTCTGTTAACTATGATTACCTAATAGGtaattttgatttgaagaaccttacaaattttgtaattttcatCGATTAA
- the LOC123908580 gene encoding uncharacterized protein LOC123908580, whose translation MGGAGAQALKRIPRIKFPNRRSNSSGSASQTQSLSSATEINLPFFSSSNTSTSLGGKASLQPKRTPVTDEEIEAVLLGGCF comes from the exons ATGGGTGGAGCAGGAGCTCAAGCTCTCAAAAGAATCCCTCGCATCAAATTCCCCAACAGACGTTCCAATTCCTCTG GTTCTGCGTCTCAGACTCAATCTTTGTCTTCAGCCACTGAGATCAATCTTCCTTTCTTTTCAAGTTCAAATACTTCAACATCATTGGGAGGGAAGGCCTCTCTTCAACCCAAAAGAACTCCTGTGACCGATGAAGAGATTGAGGCAGTTTTG
- the LOC123911150 gene encoding uncharacterized protein LOC123911150 yields MIRTMLLACQEFLNRKIFDEKLAEKLKDTKVIYRDELGNKKIISPLKRRTCTKSVRFADSEHEADLEKDEKEELMKGRRSCSIEELLGERDRMNVTRVKVKMTKEEAAKLLSKFKCNEGGSLQFKDVVPVLVALPMDRVTVVST; encoded by the coding sequence atgaTCCGTACCATGTTACTTGCTTGTCAAGAATTCCTTAATAGGAAAATATTTGATGAAAAATTAGCAGAAAAACTCAAAGACACAAAGGTAATATATAGAGATGAGTTAGGTAATAAAAAGATCATATCTCCTTTGAAAAGAAGGACATGTACGAAAAGTGTCCGGTTTGCGGATTCAGAACATGAAGCCGATTTGGAAAAAGACGAAAAGGAGGAGTTGATGAAAGGAAGAAGAAGCTGTAGTATTGAGGAATTATTAGGAGAAAGAGATAGGATGAATGTTACTAGAGTGAAGGTAAAGATGACAAAAGAAGAAGCAGCTAAGTTGCTGTCAAAATTTAAATGCAATGAAGGAGGGTCTCTTCAATTTAAGGATGTTGTTCCTGTGCTTGTGGCTCTTCCAATGGACAGAGTTACCGTTGTGTCCACTTGA
- the LOC123905130 gene encoding uncharacterized protein LOC123905130: MRGSIFVLAKSSRWLCLNLQTIGKVSIQDVMNTTRIFLDPEIKETSELRKGLAIAGMSNSEKSIEQINAMNEVGVFDVCKENPIVELFELEDVGQSANKVNAIFGTSSPDVAAKEVGDLESYEALNFAEDTLVTPQCEVIDHTIVDCSSVFNVDDDTDDDIHVGMSASKRYRRSFMSNTDDGFVEEISGEIDGTTIWRERI, encoded by the exons ATGAGAGGGAGTATATTCGTGCTGGCAAAGTCATCAAGATGGTTGTGCTTGAACTTACAGACAATAG GGAAAGTTTCCATTCAAGATGTTATGAATACCACAAGGATTTTTCTTGACCCTGAGATTAAAGAGACATCCGAGTTAAGAAAGGG gTTAGCCATTGCTGGTATGTCAAACTCCGAAAAAAGTATTGAGCAAATTAATGCTATGAATGAGGTTGGAGTGTTTGATGTCTGCAAAGAGAATCCAATTGTTGAACTTTTTGAGTTAGAAGACGTTGGTCAATCAGCCAATaaa GTCAATGCCATATTTGGTACTTCTTCCCCTGATGTTGCTGCTAAAGAAGTGGGAGATTTAGAAAGTTATGAAGCTCTGAATTTTGCAGAAGACACATTGGTGACTCCCCAATGTGAGGTCATTGATCACACTATTGTTGATTGCTCGTCCGTTTTCAATGTTGACGATGACACTGACGATGACATCCATGTTGGAATGTCGGCTTCTAAGCGATATCGCAGGTCTTTCATGAGTAACACAGATGATggttttgttgaagaaatttctGGTGAAATTGATGGAACAACAATTTGGAGAGAAAGAATTTaa
- the LOC123904718 gene encoding uncharacterized protein LOC123904718, which translates to MGNCMETYTMKPMEMEQQKEEETKTTINDDNKGKNGVSMKIVLTKEELKWLIFQLNNKGMKVEQVLQEIEKGRQKIEEGWKPSLESILEAPEILEIN; encoded by the coding sequence ATGGGCAATTGCATGGAGACATACACCATGAAGCCAATGGAGATGGAGCAACAAAaggaagaagaaacaaaaacaactaTTAATGATGATAATAAAGGGAAAAATGGTGTAAGCATGAAGATTGTGTTGACAAAAGAAGAGCTTAAATGGCTAATATTTCAACTCAACAACAAAGGGATGAAAGTGGAACAAGTGCTTCAAGAGATAGAGAAAGGTAGACAAAAAATTGAGGAGGGATGGAAACCTTCTTTAGAGAGCATCTTGGAAGCCCCTGAAATTCTTGAGATCAATTGA